In Opisthocomus hoazin isolate bOpiHoa1 chromosome 17, bOpiHoa1.hap1, whole genome shotgun sequence, one DNA window encodes the following:
- the DCDC2B gene encoding doublecortin domain-containing protein 2B isoform X2: protein MERRERPWEARCQGCRCLCALNSVSSSALQLPGSRTPWHDGRSTPTCPAPYSSSHALGCFHCSVFRNGDLLSPPFPLPLSKSTPLQWDALLATLTEKADLRSGAVNKLCRLDGTQVSGGEELVNGDYYVAVGNEEYKKLPYLELLVPWDSACRMQWNHPNSRRKKSRRRFGELYATSQVSAGDSALAEPPQQLDGRSVQIPGPAQKDKIPAALPQLQRQARKSHLKEEESIFHAKPVRAGQNRRSNRNARHWPDQENVCKTKDPRKEMRGAQDVKEDKQAWTTEKSQKTMASKRDASDSEDEKHQTMSLAAESSEEFTEGV, encoded by the exons ATGGAGAGAAGGGAACGGCCCTGGGAGGCTCGGTGCCAGGGCTGTCGCTGTTTGTGTGCACTGAACTCGGTCTCTAGTTCCGCACTGCAGCTCCCTGGAAGTCGAACGCCTTGGCACGACGGCAGAAGCACGCCCACCTGCCCTGCACCATACA GCTCATCGCATGCTCTGGGTTGTTTCCACTGCAGTGTTTTCCGGAATGGGGATTTGCTGAGCCCTCCTTTCCCACTGCCACTCTCCAAGAGCACCCCGCTGCAGTGGGATGCGCTCCTGGCCACGCTGACAGAGAAAGCCGACCTGCGCAGCGGAGCGGTCAACAA GCTCTGCAGGCTGGATGGAACCCAGGTCTCTGGCGGGGAGGAGCTGGTGAATGGCGATTACTATGTGGCAGTGGGAAACGAGGAGTACAAAAAACTGCCTTACTTGGAGCTGCTGGTGCCCTGGGATTCTGCGTGCAGGATGCAGTG GAACCACCCAAATAGCAGGCGCAAAAAATCCCGGAGAAGG tttggtgAACTGTATGCCACCTCCCAGGTCAGTGCTGGTGACTCTGCTCTTGCTGAACCACCTCAACAG CTGGACGGTCGCAGCGTGCAGATTCCAGGACCCGCACAGAAAGACAAGATCCCAGCTGCTCTTCCACAACTGCAAAGGCAAGCCAGGAAATCTCACCTCAAAGAGGAAGAGTCCATTTTCCATGCTAAACCTGTCCGCGCAGGACAAAACAGGAGGAGCAACAGGAATGCGCGGCACTGGCCTGATCAAG AAAATGTCTGTAAAACCAAAGATCCTAGGAAGGAGATGCGAGGTGCCCAGGACGTAAAAGAGGACAAGCAG GCATGGACTACAGAGAAATCACAAAAGACCATGGCAAGCAAAAGGGATGCCAGTGACTCGGAGGACGAAAAGCACCAAACGATGTCCTTGGCAGCAGAGAGCTCTGAAGAGTTCACAGAGGGAGTGTGA
- the IQCC gene encoding IQ domain-containing protein C, with protein MAAALGPQAEAEGWQRLLRAVTRLQACVRGRLLRKRLRSLRAEYEEVVREIEGDLSRLEWRGHILPRPVFVPEKPTEGRCPGPQEAAPSDEANAEKPPEQLDAPEPERDCGWSSVKPAAQPQSEKELSRAGDVASPPDPGTDADKRADEGRGAVGESEDWQNDSVVSSGWDSAALEAEALEAGLEIPLEDIKELPRTRSGLQSYRNHLIMELLWLQQAIVSRKNYLMLKQKLGTPDP; from the exons atggcggcggcgctggggccGCAGGCGGAGGCCGAGGGGTGGCAGCGGCTGCTCCGTGCCGTGACCCGGCTGCAG gcctGCGTGCGGGGCCGGCTGCTGCGGAAGCGCCTGCGGAGCCTGCGGGCAGAGTACGAGGAGGTGGTGCGGGAGATCGAAGGGGACCTGAGCCGGCTGGAGTGGAGGGGACACATCCTGCCGCGGCCCGTCTTCGTCCCcgag AAGCCAACGGAAGGGAGGTGTCCGGGTCCCCAGGAGGCTGCACCGAGTGATGAGGCCAACGCAGAGAAACCACCAGAGCAGCTGGACGCCCCTGAACCAGAGCGGGACTGCGGCTGGAGCAGTGTGAAACCTGCAGCCCAGCCGCAAAGCGAGAAGGAACTGAGCCGCGCCGGCGATGTAGCGAGCCCCCCAGACCCCGGCACTGATGCCGACAAACGCGCTGACGAGGGGCGCGGTGCCGTGGGAGAGAGCGAGGACTGGCAGAATGACAGTGTCGTCTCCTCGGGGTGGGACAGCGCTGCTCTGGAGGCAGAGGCCCTTGAAGCCGGCCTCG AAATTCCACTTGAGGACATAAAGGAGCTTCCTCGAACTCGGTCTGGTCTCCAGTCCTACAGAAATCACTTGATCATGGAGCTGCTGTGGTTGCAACAAGCTATCGTCAGCCGTAAAAAC tACCTGATGCTGAAACAGAAGCTGGGGACTCCTGACCCGTAG
- the DCDC2B gene encoding doublecortin domain-containing protein 2B isoform X1, producing MERRERPWEARCQGCRCLCALNSVSSSALQLPGSRTPWHDGRSTPTCPAPYSSSHALGCFHCSVFRNGDLLSPPFPLPLSKSTPLQWDALLATLTEKADLRSGAVNKLCRLDGTQVSGGEELVNGDYYVAVGNEEYKKLPYLELLVPWDSACRMQWNHPNSRRKKSRRRFGELYATSQVSAGDSALAEPPQQLDGRSVQIPGPAQKDKIPAALPQLQRQARKSHLKEEESIFHAKPVRAGQNRRSNRNARHWPDQEENVCKTKDPRKEMRGAQDVKEDKQAWTTEKSQKTMASKRDASDSEDEKHQTMSLAAESSEEFTEGV from the exons ATGGAGAGAAGGGAACGGCCCTGGGAGGCTCGGTGCCAGGGCTGTCGCTGTTTGTGTGCACTGAACTCGGTCTCTAGTTCCGCACTGCAGCTCCCTGGAAGTCGAACGCCTTGGCACGACGGCAGAAGCACGCCCACCTGCCCTGCACCATACA GCTCATCGCATGCTCTGGGTTGTTTCCACTGCAGTGTTTTCCGGAATGGGGATTTGCTGAGCCCTCCTTTCCCACTGCCACTCTCCAAGAGCACCCCGCTGCAGTGGGATGCGCTCCTGGCCACGCTGACAGAGAAAGCCGACCTGCGCAGCGGAGCGGTCAACAA GCTCTGCAGGCTGGATGGAACCCAGGTCTCTGGCGGGGAGGAGCTGGTGAATGGCGATTACTATGTGGCAGTGGGAAACGAGGAGTACAAAAAACTGCCTTACTTGGAGCTGCTGGTGCCCTGGGATTCTGCGTGCAGGATGCAGTG GAACCACCCAAATAGCAGGCGCAAAAAATCCCGGAGAAGG tttggtgAACTGTATGCCACCTCCCAGGTCAGTGCTGGTGACTCTGCTCTTGCTGAACCACCTCAACAG CTGGACGGTCGCAGCGTGCAGATTCCAGGACCCGCACAGAAAGACAAGATCCCAGCTGCTCTTCCACAACTGCAAAGGCAAGCCAGGAAATCTCACCTCAAAGAGGAAGAGTCCATTTTCCATGCTAAACCTGTCCGCGCAGGACAAAACAGGAGGAGCAACAGGAATGCGCGGCACTGGCCTGATCAAG AAGAAAATGTCTGTAAAACCAAAGATCCTAGGAAGGAGATGCGAGGTGCCCAGGACGTAAAAGAGGACAAGCAG GCATGGACTACAGAGAAATCACAAAAGACCATGGCAAGCAAAAGGGATGCCAGTGACTCGGAGGACGAAAAGCACCAAACGATGTCCTTGGCAGCAGAGAGCTCTGAAGAGTTCACAGAGGGAGTGTGA
- the DCDC2B gene encoding doublecortin domain-containing protein 2B isoform X3, with protein sequence MSSRGLALAPPAKNVVVYRNGDPFFPGRRFVVSHRRFLTFEAFLNEVTKSIHAPLAVRNLYTPRHGHRVAELADLRDGCQYVAAGFEKFKRLDYLSGGRKELRGTRNSEGLQFRTAAPWKSNALARRQKHAHLPCTIHVFRNGDLLSPPFPLPLSKSTPLQWDALLATLTEKADLRSGAVNKLCRLDGTQVSGGEELVNGDYYVAVGNEEYKKLPYLELLVPWDSACRMQWNHPNSRRKKSRRRFGELYATSQVSAGDSALAEPPQQLDGRSVQIPGPAQKDKIPAALPQLQRQARKSHLKEEESIFHAKPVRAGQNRRSNRNARHWPDQEENVCKTKDPRKEMRGAQDVKEDKQAWTTEKSQKTMASKRDASDSEDEKHQTMSLAAESSEEFTEGV encoded by the exons ATGAGCTCTCGTGGCTTAGCTCTGGCACCTCCAGCCAAGAATGTGGTGGTGTATCGCAACGGGGACCCCTTCTTCCCCGGGAGGAGGTTTGTCGTGAGCCACCGGAGGTTCCTGACCTTTGAGGCGTTTCTGAACGAGGTGACCAAGAGCATTCACGCGCCCTTGGCTGTGAGGAACCTCTACACGCCCAGGCACGGGCACCGTGTCGCTGAGCTGGCGGACCTGCGGGATGGGTGCCAGTACGTGGCTGCGGGCTTCGAGAAGTTCAAAAGGCTCGA CTATTTAAGTGGCGGAAGGAAGGAGCTCCGTGGGACAAGGAACAGCGAGGGTCTGCAG TTCCGCACTGCAGCTCCCTGGAAGTCGAACGCCTTGGCACGACGGCAGAAGCACGCCCACCTGCCCTGCACCATACA TGTTTTCCGGAATGGGGATTTGCTGAGCCCTCCTTTCCCACTGCCACTCTCCAAGAGCACCCCGCTGCAGTGGGATGCGCTCCTGGCCACGCTGACAGAGAAAGCCGACCTGCGCAGCGGAGCGGTCAACAA GCTCTGCAGGCTGGATGGAACCCAGGTCTCTGGCGGGGAGGAGCTGGTGAATGGCGATTACTATGTGGCAGTGGGAAACGAGGAGTACAAAAAACTGCCTTACTTGGAGCTGCTGGTGCCCTGGGATTCTGCGTGCAGGATGCAGTG GAACCACCCAAATAGCAGGCGCAAAAAATCCCGGAGAAGG tttggtgAACTGTATGCCACCTCCCAGGTCAGTGCTGGTGACTCTGCTCTTGCTGAACCACCTCAACAG CTGGACGGTCGCAGCGTGCAGATTCCAGGACCCGCACAGAAAGACAAGATCCCAGCTGCTCTTCCACAACTGCAAAGGCAAGCCAGGAAATCTCACCTCAAAGAGGAAGAGTCCATTTTCCATGCTAAACCTGTCCGCGCAGGACAAAACAGGAGGAGCAACAGGAATGCGCGGCACTGGCCTGATCAAG AAGAAAATGTCTGTAAAACCAAAGATCCTAGGAAGGAGATGCGAGGTGCCCAGGACGTAAAAGAGGACAAGCAG GCATGGACTACAGAGAAATCACAAAAGACCATGGCAAGCAAAAGGGATGCCAGTGACTCGGAGGACGAAAAGCACCAAACGATGTCCTTGGCAGCAGAGAGCTCTGAAGAGTTCACAGAGGGAGTGTGA